The Sorex araneus isolate mSorAra2 chromosome 5, mSorAra2.pri, whole genome shotgun sequence genome has a segment encoding these proteins:
- the ADORA2B gene encoding adenosine receptor A2b — protein MPLEAQDALYVALELAIAALSVAGNVLVCAAVGTSSALQTPTNYFLVSLAAADVAVGLFAIPFAITISLGICTDFYSCLFLACFVLVLTQSSIFSLLAVAVDRYLAIRVPLRYKSLVTGTRARRVIALLWVLAFGIGLTPFLGWNKKDNTKNCTQPLDGTINESCCLVTCLFENVVSMSYMVYFNFFGCVLPPLLIMLVIYIKIFTVACRQLQRTELMDHSRTILQGEIHAAKSLAMIVGIFALCWLPVHAINCITHFQPAQATAKPKWAMNMAILLSHANSVVNPIVYAYRNQDFRYTFHKLVSRYILCQTDILKSGTGQASTQPSLSMGL, from the exons ATGCCGCTGGAGGCGCAGGACGCGCTGTACGTGGCGCTGGAGCTGGCCATCGCCGCGCTCTCGGTGGCGGGAAACGTGTTGGTGTGCGCCGCGGTGGGCACGTCGAGCGCGCTACAGACGCCCACCAACTACTTCCTGGTGTCCCTGGCGGCGGCGGACGTGGCGGTGGGGCTGTTCGCCATCCCCTTTGCCATCACCATCAGCCTGGGCATCTGCACCGACTTCTACAGCTGCCTCTTCCTCGCCTGCTTCGTGCTGGTGCTCACCCAGAGCTCCATCTTCAGCCTGCTGGCCGTGGCCGTCGACCGCTACCTGGCCATCCGCGTCCCGCTCAG GTATAAGAGTCTGGTCACTGGGACCCGAGCAAGAAGAGTCATTGCTCTCCTCTGGGTCCTGGCCTTTGGCATTGGACTGACTCCATTCCTGGGGTGGAACAAGAAGGACAATACCAAAAACTGCACACAGCCTCTGGATGGAACCATCAATGAAAGCTGCTGCCTTGTGACGTGTCTTTTTGAAAATGTGGTCTCGATGAGCTATATGGTGTATTTCAATTTCTTCGGATGTGTCCTGCCCCCACTTCTCATCATGCTGGTGATCTATATCAAGATCTTCACAGTGGCCTGCAGGCAGCTTCAGCGCACTGAGCTGATGGACCACTCAAGGACCATCCTGCAGGGGGAGATCCATGCAGCCAAGTCTCTGGCCATGATTGTTGGAATTTTTGCTCTGTGCTGGCTACCAGTACATGCCATCAACTGTATTACTCATTTTCAGCCAGCTCAGGCTACTGCTAAACCCAAGTGGGCAATGAACATGGCCATTCTCCTGTCACATGCAAACTCTGTTGTTAATCCCATTGTCTATGCCTACCGGAACCAAGACTTTCGCTATACTTTTCACAAACTCGTTTCCAGGTATATTCTCTGTCAGACAGATATCCTCAAGAGTGGGACTGGGCAAGCCAGCACGCAGCCTTCTCTCAGTATGGGCCTATGA